The Urocitellus parryii isolate mUroPar1 chromosome 6, mUroPar1.hap1, whole genome shotgun sequence genome includes a window with the following:
- the Cdc25b gene encoding M-phase inducer phosphatase 2 isoform X2 produces the protein MEVPQPEPAPSSAPNPAGVRESAQRPGHLPGLWLGTHGLLESPELAVSKSPVTTLTQTMHNLAGLGSENPKSLPFRSRLTHLSLSRRGSESSLSSESSEFSDAGLCMDSPSPMDPQMAEQTFEQAIQAASRIIRNEQFSIRRFQSLPARLLGHSPVLRNITNSQALESWRKSEAGDRAAGSPGEDKENNGFVFKMPWKPTHPSPAHTLAQWASRREAFTQRPSSAPDLMCLTPEHKMEVEEPSPLAQSCSLTPAEASTEEDDGFVDILESDLKDDEAVPPGMESLISAPLVKTLDKEEEQDLIMFSKCQRLFRSPSMPCSVIRPILKRLERPQDRDMPVQNKRRRSVNPLEEEQQPEEPKARVLRSKSLCHDEIENILDSDHRGLIGDYSKAFLLQTVDGKHQDLKYISPETMVALLTGKFSNIVEKFVIVDCRYPYEYEGGHIKTAVNLPLERDAETFLLQHPIMPCNLDKRIILIFHCEFSSERGPRMCRFIRERDRAANDYPSLYYPEMYILKGGYKEFFPQHPNFCEPQNYRPMNHEAFKEELRTFRLKTRSWAGERSRRELCSRLQDQ, from the exons ATGGAGGTGCCCCAGCCCGAGCCTGCGCCAAGCTCGGCTCCTAATCCTGCCGGCGTACGCGAGAGCGCCCAGCGCCCAGGCCACCTCCCGGGCCTCTGGCTGGGGACTCATGGTCTCCTGGAGTCCCCGGAGCTTGCGGTCTCTAAGTCTCCAGTCACCACCCTGACCCAGACCATGCACAATCTCGCCGGGCTCGGCAG cgAGAACCCAAAGAGTCTGCCCTTTCGAAGCCGGCTGACACACCTATCCCTGTCAAGGCGGGGATCTGAATCTTCCCTGTCATCAGAGTCCTCTGAATTTTCTGACGCAG GTCTCTGCATGGATTCCCCCAGCCCTATGGACCCCCAGATGGCAGAACAGAC GTTTGAGCAGGCCATCCAAGCAGCCAGCCGGATTATTCGAAA TGAGCAGTTTTCTATCAGACGTTTCCAGTCCTTGCCG GCACGGCTGCTGGGCCACAGCCCTGTGTTACGGAACATCACCAACTCCCAAGCACTGGAAAGCTGGAGGAAGAGTGAGGCAGGTGACAGAGCTGCCGGCAGTCCTggggaagacaaagaaaat AATGGATTTGTCTTCAAGATGCCATGGAAGCCCacacatcccagccctgcccaTACTCTGGCACAGTGGGCCAGCCGCAGAGAGGCCTTTACCCAGAGGCCAAGCTCAGCCCCTGACCTGATG TGTCTTACCCCTGAGCATAAGATGGAAGTAGAGGAGCCCAGCCCCTTGGCTCAGTCCTGCTCTCTGACCCCTGCTGAGGCATCTACTGAGGAAGATGATGGATTTGTGGACATTCTGGAGAGTGACTTAAAG GATGATGAAGCAGTTCCCCCAGGCATGGAGAGCCTCATTAGTGCCCCATTGGTCAAGACCTTGGATAAGGAAGAAGAACAG GACCTCATCATGTTCAGCAAGTGCCAGCGGCTCTTCCGCTCTCCATCCATGCCCTGCAGTGTGATCCGACCCATCCTTAAGAGGCTAGAGCGGCCCCAGGACAGGGACATGCCTGTCCAAAATAAGCGGAGGAGGAGTGTGAACCccctggaggaggagcagcagcctgAGGAACCT AAAGCCCGTGTCCTCCGCTCAAAGTCCCTGTGCCATGATGAGATCGAAAACATCCTGGACAGTGACCATCGTGGGCTAATCGGAGATTACTCCAAG GCCTTCCTTCTACAGACTGTGGATGGCAAACACCAAGACCTCAAATATATCTCACCCGAAACG ATGGTAGCCCTGTTGACCGGAAAATTCAGCAACATTGTGGAGAAGTTTGTGATTGTGGACTGCAGATATCCCTATGAATATGAAGGAGGGCACATCAAG ACTGCTGTGAATTTGCCTCTGGAACGGGATGCTGAGACCTTTCTGCTGCAGCACCCCATCATGCCCTGTAACCTGGACAAGAGAATCATCCTCATTTTCCACTGTGAATTCTCATCTGAGCGTGGGCCCCGCAT GTGCCGATTTATCAGGGAACGAGACCGTGCAGCCAATGACTACCCCAGCCTGTACTACCCGGAGATGTATATCCTCAAAGGCGGCTACAAGGAATTTTTCCCACAGCACCCG AACTTCTGTGAACCCCAGAACTACCGGCCCATGAATCACGAGGCCTTCAAGGAGGAGCTGAGGACCTTCCGCCTGAAGACACGCAGCTGGG
- the Cdc25b gene encoding M-phase inducer phosphatase 2 isoform X3 — MRSENPKSLPFRSRLTHLSLSRRGSESSLSSESSEFSDAGLCMDSPSPMDPQMAEQTFEQAIQAASRIIRNEQFSIRRFQSLPARLLGHSPVLRNITNSQALESWRKSEAGDRAAGSPGEDKENVSCFWKAQVGNLQGKKGACMPGGSLASGDAPPLASRPQNGFVFKMPWKPTHPSPAHTLAQWASRREAFTQRPSSAPDLMCLTPEHKMEVEEPSPLAQSCSLTPAEASTEEDDGFVDILESDLKDDEAVPPGMESLISAPLVKTLDKEEEQDLIMFSKCQRLFRSPSMPCSVIRPILKRLERPQDRDMPVQNKRRRSVNPLEEEQQPEEPKARVLRSKSLCHDEIENILDSDHRGLIGDYSKAFLLQTVDGKHQDLKYISPETMVALLTGKFSNIVEKFVIVDCRYPYEYEGGHIKTAVNLPLERDAETFLLQHPIMPCNLDKRIILIFHCEFSSERGPRMCRFIRERDRAANDYPSLYYPEMYILKGGYKEFFPQHPNFCEPQNYRPMNHEAFKEELRTFRLKTRSWAGERSRRELCSRLQDQ; from the exons cgAGAACCCAAAGAGTCTGCCCTTTCGAAGCCGGCTGACACACCTATCCCTGTCAAGGCGGGGATCTGAATCTTCCCTGTCATCAGAGTCCTCTGAATTTTCTGACGCAG GTCTCTGCATGGATTCCCCCAGCCCTATGGACCCCCAGATGGCAGAACAGAC GTTTGAGCAGGCCATCCAAGCAGCCAGCCGGATTATTCGAAA TGAGCAGTTTTCTATCAGACGTTTCCAGTCCTTGCCG GCACGGCTGCTGGGCCACAGCCCTGTGTTACGGAACATCACCAACTCCCAAGCACTGGAAAGCTGGAGGAAGAGTGAGGCAGGTGACAGAGCTGCCGGCAGTCCTggggaagacaaagaaaatgtgagctGCTTCTGGAAGGCCCAAGTGGGAAACCTCCAGGGAAAGAAGGGGGCATGCATGCCTGGTGGTTCTCTGGCATCCGGTGATGCCCCTCCTCTTGCATCTCGCCCACAGAATGGATTTGTCTTCAAGATGCCATGGAAGCCCacacatcccagccctgcccaTACTCTGGCACAGTGGGCCAGCCGCAGAGAGGCCTTTACCCAGAGGCCAAGCTCAGCCCCTGACCTGATG TGTCTTACCCCTGAGCATAAGATGGAAGTAGAGGAGCCCAGCCCCTTGGCTCAGTCCTGCTCTCTGACCCCTGCTGAGGCATCTACTGAGGAAGATGATGGATTTGTGGACATTCTGGAGAGTGACTTAAAG GATGATGAAGCAGTTCCCCCAGGCATGGAGAGCCTCATTAGTGCCCCATTGGTCAAGACCTTGGATAAGGAAGAAGAACAG GACCTCATCATGTTCAGCAAGTGCCAGCGGCTCTTCCGCTCTCCATCCATGCCCTGCAGTGTGATCCGACCCATCCTTAAGAGGCTAGAGCGGCCCCAGGACAGGGACATGCCTGTCCAAAATAAGCGGAGGAGGAGTGTGAACCccctggaggaggagcagcagcctgAGGAACCT AAAGCCCGTGTCCTCCGCTCAAAGTCCCTGTGCCATGATGAGATCGAAAACATCCTGGACAGTGACCATCGTGGGCTAATCGGAGATTACTCCAAG GCCTTCCTTCTACAGACTGTGGATGGCAAACACCAAGACCTCAAATATATCTCACCCGAAACG ATGGTAGCCCTGTTGACCGGAAAATTCAGCAACATTGTGGAGAAGTTTGTGATTGTGGACTGCAGATATCCCTATGAATATGAAGGAGGGCACATCAAG ACTGCTGTGAATTTGCCTCTGGAACGGGATGCTGAGACCTTTCTGCTGCAGCACCCCATCATGCCCTGTAACCTGGACAAGAGAATCATCCTCATTTTCCACTGTGAATTCTCATCTGAGCGTGGGCCCCGCAT GTGCCGATTTATCAGGGAACGAGACCGTGCAGCCAATGACTACCCCAGCCTGTACTACCCGGAGATGTATATCCTCAAAGGCGGCTACAAGGAATTTTTCCCACAGCACCCG AACTTCTGTGAACCCCAGAACTACCGGCCCATGAATCACGAGGCCTTCAAGGAGGAGCTGAGGACCTTCCGCCTGAAGACACGCAGCTGGG
- the Cdc25b gene encoding M-phase inducer phosphatase 2 isoform X1 — translation MEVPQPEPAPSSAPNPAGVRESAQRPGHLPGLWLGTHGLLESPELAVSKSPVTTLTQTMHNLAGLGSENPKSLPFRSRLTHLSLSRRGSESSLSSESSEFSDAGLCMDSPSPMDPQMAEQTFEQAIQAASRIIRNEQFSIRRFQSLPARLLGHSPVLRNITNSQALESWRKSEAGDRAAGSPGEDKENVSCFWKAQVGNLQGKKGACMPGGSLASGDAPPLASRPQNGFVFKMPWKPTHPSPAHTLAQWASRREAFTQRPSSAPDLMCLTPEHKMEVEEPSPLAQSCSLTPAEASTEEDDGFVDILESDLKDDEAVPPGMESLISAPLVKTLDKEEEQDLIMFSKCQRLFRSPSMPCSVIRPILKRLERPQDRDMPVQNKRRRSVNPLEEEQQPEEPKARVLRSKSLCHDEIENILDSDHRGLIGDYSKAFLLQTVDGKHQDLKYISPETMVALLTGKFSNIVEKFVIVDCRYPYEYEGGHIKTAVNLPLERDAETFLLQHPIMPCNLDKRIILIFHCEFSSERGPRMCRFIRERDRAANDYPSLYYPEMYILKGGYKEFFPQHPNFCEPQNYRPMNHEAFKEELRTFRLKTRSWAGERSRRELCSRLQDQ, via the exons ATGGAGGTGCCCCAGCCCGAGCCTGCGCCAAGCTCGGCTCCTAATCCTGCCGGCGTACGCGAGAGCGCCCAGCGCCCAGGCCACCTCCCGGGCCTCTGGCTGGGGACTCATGGTCTCCTGGAGTCCCCGGAGCTTGCGGTCTCTAAGTCTCCAGTCACCACCCTGACCCAGACCATGCACAATCTCGCCGGGCTCGGCAG cgAGAACCCAAAGAGTCTGCCCTTTCGAAGCCGGCTGACACACCTATCCCTGTCAAGGCGGGGATCTGAATCTTCCCTGTCATCAGAGTCCTCTGAATTTTCTGACGCAG GTCTCTGCATGGATTCCCCCAGCCCTATGGACCCCCAGATGGCAGAACAGAC GTTTGAGCAGGCCATCCAAGCAGCCAGCCGGATTATTCGAAA TGAGCAGTTTTCTATCAGACGTTTCCAGTCCTTGCCG GCACGGCTGCTGGGCCACAGCCCTGTGTTACGGAACATCACCAACTCCCAAGCACTGGAAAGCTGGAGGAAGAGTGAGGCAGGTGACAGAGCTGCCGGCAGTCCTggggaagacaaagaaaatgtgagctGCTTCTGGAAGGCCCAAGTGGGAAACCTCCAGGGAAAGAAGGGGGCATGCATGCCTGGTGGTTCTCTGGCATCCGGTGATGCCCCTCCTCTTGCATCTCGCCCACAGAATGGATTTGTCTTCAAGATGCCATGGAAGCCCacacatcccagccctgcccaTACTCTGGCACAGTGGGCCAGCCGCAGAGAGGCCTTTACCCAGAGGCCAAGCTCAGCCCCTGACCTGATG TGTCTTACCCCTGAGCATAAGATGGAAGTAGAGGAGCCCAGCCCCTTGGCTCAGTCCTGCTCTCTGACCCCTGCTGAGGCATCTACTGAGGAAGATGATGGATTTGTGGACATTCTGGAGAGTGACTTAAAG GATGATGAAGCAGTTCCCCCAGGCATGGAGAGCCTCATTAGTGCCCCATTGGTCAAGACCTTGGATAAGGAAGAAGAACAG GACCTCATCATGTTCAGCAAGTGCCAGCGGCTCTTCCGCTCTCCATCCATGCCCTGCAGTGTGATCCGACCCATCCTTAAGAGGCTAGAGCGGCCCCAGGACAGGGACATGCCTGTCCAAAATAAGCGGAGGAGGAGTGTGAACCccctggaggaggagcagcagcctgAGGAACCT AAAGCCCGTGTCCTCCGCTCAAAGTCCCTGTGCCATGATGAGATCGAAAACATCCTGGACAGTGACCATCGTGGGCTAATCGGAGATTACTCCAAG GCCTTCCTTCTACAGACTGTGGATGGCAAACACCAAGACCTCAAATATATCTCACCCGAAACG ATGGTAGCCCTGTTGACCGGAAAATTCAGCAACATTGTGGAGAAGTTTGTGATTGTGGACTGCAGATATCCCTATGAATATGAAGGAGGGCACATCAAG ACTGCTGTGAATTTGCCTCTGGAACGGGATGCTGAGACCTTTCTGCTGCAGCACCCCATCATGCCCTGTAACCTGGACAAGAGAATCATCCTCATTTTCCACTGTGAATTCTCATCTGAGCGTGGGCCCCGCAT GTGCCGATTTATCAGGGAACGAGACCGTGCAGCCAATGACTACCCCAGCCTGTACTACCCGGAGATGTATATCCTCAAAGGCGGCTACAAGGAATTTTTCCCACAGCACCCG AACTTCTGTGAACCCCAGAACTACCGGCCCATGAATCACGAGGCCTTCAAGGAGGAGCTGAGGACCTTCCGCCTGAAGACACGCAGCTGGG